The following coding sequences lie in one Candidatus Dependentiae bacterium genomic window:
- a CDS encoding ABC transporter substrate-binding protein: MLMVTQFLFIIFVSFLNGCIASAFAEATADGQQPHPAPQVQVATVPTQVSPTPAQSTLQQQPATSASVPVSPPIQAASAPEQSEVASAAQHSYDDAARVSQKAGAKITEHVRKAQQALKKVKKTAKKLVKSFTLEPKNPFPQFQALPIPSKSVGNKTEISVSISASLSGKNGIIGTHVNEGMLLVFNHINTDNPTSNYFIQTFSGDDKSEILRARENINQLKSNSPIFLSMLGDENLFTALPSILRNQLLGLFPIAGVDTLRKAGYRNLVFFRPPYEKEIEALTAYAVYRLRRKKVAIFYEESDWGNECRKKVVEVLKRFDLKPVEMAAYPDGSVNVSDAVDRIAKKSPNVVFCIATSRPASTFVRLAINKGLYKSVFLGFSELVAVQKILSKLRGASMITSSVVPDPLRSSLPIAQQFRTAMQTHLPNQAVGPFYFEGYINALIFLKVLNTIQPPVTTEKIVAACEGFKEVDIHGLKLSFNAVTRTLSDQVWINEGEEKDFIQASEIKMDE; the protein is encoded by the coding sequence ATGCTTATGGTTACACAATTTTTATTCATAATTTTTGTAAGCTTCTTGAATGGTTGCATTGCATCCGCCTTTGCCGAGGCTACGGCGGACGGGCAACAGCCTCATCCCGCTCCACAAGTCCAAGTGGCAACTGTACCAACCCAAGTGTCACCTACTCCTGCACAGTCGACGCTCCAACAACAACCTGCAACGTCAGCATCAGTTCCGGTATCACCCCCAATTCAAGCTGCATCTGCTCCTGAGCAATCGGAAGTTGCATCAGCAGCGCAGCACTCCTATGACGACGCCGCAAGGGTTTCTCAAAAGGCAGGAGCAAAAATTACTGAGCATGTGAGAAAGGCTCAGCAAGCTTTGAAGAAAGTAAAAAAAACTGCCAAAAAATTGGTGAAATCTTTTACGCTTGAACCAAAAAATCCATTTCCACAATTTCAAGCATTGCCTATTCCTTCAAAATCAGTTGGCAATAAAACCGAAATATCCGTGAGTATTTCAGCCTCTTTAAGCGGAAAGAATGGTATTATCGGAACGCACGTCAACGAAGGAATGTTGCTGGTTTTTAACCACATCAACACCGATAACCCAACGAGCAATTACTTCATTCAAACTTTTTCAGGAGATGATAAATCTGAAATACTGCGTGCCCGTGAGAACATCAATCAACTCAAAAGTAACTCGCCAATATTTTTAAGCATGCTGGGGGATGAAAATTTATTTACGGCGCTTCCATCAATATTACGTAATCAGTTACTTGGACTTTTTCCGATAGCGGGTGTCGATACTCTTCGAAAAGCCGGCTATCGCAACCTTGTTTTTTTTAGGCCGCCGTACGAAAAAGAGATTGAAGCTTTAACCGCTTACGCAGTTTATCGCCTGCGCCGTAAAAAAGTTGCTATCTTTTATGAAGAAAGCGATTGGGGAAATGAGTGCCGCAAAAAAGTAGTTGAAGTGCTCAAGCGCTTTGATCTTAAGCCGGTTGAAATGGCAGCTTATCCGGACGGTTCGGTCAACGTTTCTGATGCTGTTGACCGCATTGCAAAAAAATCACCGAATGTTGTTTTTTGCATTGCAACTTCTCGTCCAGCATCAACTTTTGTTCGATTAGCAATTAACAAGGGGTTGTATAAATCCGTCTTTTTGGGGTTTTCCGAATTGGTTGCAGTTCAAAAAATTTTAAGCAAACTTCGTGGTGCAAGCATGATTACTTCATCAGTTGTTCCCGATCCGTTGCGCAGCAGTTTGCCAATTGCTCAACAGTTTCGTACCGCCATGCAAACGCATCTTCCCAACCAAGCGGTCGGTCCCTTCTATTTTGAAGGATACATTAACGCTCTTATTTTTCTTAAAGTACTCAATACAATTCAACCGCCTGTAACAACAGAAAAAATTGTTGCAGCATGCGAAGGGTTTAAAGAAGTTGATATCCATGGTTTAAAATTGTCCTTTAATGCAGTAACCAGAACACTTTCTGATCAGGTATGGATTAATGAGGGTGAAGAAAAAGACTTTATCCAGGCCAGTGAAATTAAGATGGATGAATAA
- the uppS gene encoding di-trans,poly-cis-decaprenylcistransferase — MKRCFKFLTFSLTFFSLCSVLHVESADQDQQIQQLTKLVTAKTIPNHIAIIPDGNRRWAKDHKVPLIEGLRKASLETVPTITEFLWKGGVDTVSIWCFSTENWQRDFAEVFDVMQVIVEGINQALLPLCLRMEAQILHLGRRDRLPSYVLQALDAAIEKTKAFSKHAVNLCIDYGGQDEICRMLEKLQTRNMLGTPVATEHCAQFLDTAGQRHPNPDLIVRTSGERRLSGFFLWQSAYSEFSFFNKLFPDLTPTDMQKALDDYASRQRRYGK; from the coding sequence ATGAAAAGATGTTTTAAGTTTCTTACATTTTCTTTAACTTTTTTCTCATTATGTTCAGTTCTTCACGTTGAATCAGCAGATCAAGATCAACAAATCCAACAGCTTACAAAGCTGGTAACGGCAAAAACAATTCCCAACCACATAGCAATTATTCCAGATGGCAACCGTCGATGGGCAAAAGATCATAAAGTTCCTCTCATTGAAGGGTTACGTAAGGCATCACTTGAAACAGTTCCCACGATTACGGAGTTTTTGTGGAAAGGTGGGGTAGATACCGTTTCTATTTGGTGCTTTTCTACGGAAAATTGGCAACGAGATTTTGCAGAGGTCTTTGATGTGATGCAGGTGATTGTTGAAGGCATTAATCAAGCACTCTTGCCCTTGTGCTTGCGCATGGAGGCTCAGATTCTACATCTGGGGAGACGCGACCGCTTGCCATCGTATGTGCTCCAAGCGCTTGATGCGGCGATTGAAAAGACCAAAGCGTTTTCAAAACATGCGGTGAATTTGTGCATCGATTACGGCGGGCAGGATGAAATTTGTCGCATGTTGGAAAAACTTCAAACGCGTAATATGTTGGGGACTCCTGTGGCAACCGAGCATTGTGCCCAATTTCTTGATACGGCCGGCCAGCGGCACCCAAATCCAGACCTCATTGTTCGTACCTCTGGAGAAAGGCGCCTTTCGGGTTTTTTCTTGTGGCAGAGCGCCTATAGTGAATTTTCTTTCTTTAATAAGCTTTTTCCAGATCTAACCCCTACAGATATGCAAAAGGCCCTGGATGACTATGCCAGTCGGCAGCGTCGCTATGGGAAGTAA